A genomic segment from Neobacillus sp. YX16 encodes:
- a CDS encoding MBL fold metallo-hydrolase: protein MQDIKKIGERFWYMTPVSETDRPILGMVVGEAKTLMIDAGNSEDHALTFLSELSKRQVAKADMVVLTHWHWDHIFGLSALGLLSISSDLTKFEMKKLIPLSWSDEALEERVKAGTEIEFCATAIKKEYVGERDIKIVLPVITFEKRIEIDLGGLTCVVQHVGGDHAADSVVVYIVEEKILFLGDCIYSDIFAKKKNLTVQGTLALLEKLEAFDADTYVLSHGRAISKEEYMQEVGLLRAIANYTVKNNGDKLRITEAYQKQVKRDLNEDELEVIEDFVNGYQD, encoded by the coding sequence TTGCAGGATATTAAAAAAATTGGTGAGAGATTCTGGTATATGACTCCCGTTTCCGAGACTGATCGTCCAATTCTCGGAATGGTTGTGGGAGAGGCGAAAACGTTAATGATTGACGCGGGTAACTCAGAAGATCACGCCTTGACCTTTCTTAGCGAGCTTTCAAAAAGACAGGTAGCTAAAGCAGATATGGTTGTGTTAACACATTGGCATTGGGATCATATCTTTGGACTTTCAGCCTTAGGGCTTCTTTCTATTTCTTCAGACTTAACGAAATTTGAAATGAAAAAGTTAATTCCTCTTTCCTGGTCTGATGAGGCGTTAGAGGAAAGAGTAAAAGCGGGTACTGAGATTGAATTTTGTGCGACTGCGATTAAGAAGGAGTATGTGGGGGAACGAGATATTAAGATTGTTTTACCTGTTATTACTTTTGAAAAACGTATCGAAATTGACCTAGGTGGTTTAACATGTGTAGTTCAGCATGTAGGCGGGGACCATGCTGCTGACTCAGTAGTCGTTTATATAGTTGAGGAAAAGATACTATTTTTAGGTGATTGCATCTATTCTGACATCTTTGCAAAGAAAAAGAACCTTACCGTTCAAGGAACACTTGCCTTGCTGGAAAAATTAGAAGCTTTTGATGCAGATACCTATGTGCTTTCCCATGGGCGGGCAATCTCGAAAGAGGAGTATATGCAAGAAGTCGGTTTGTTAAGAGCGATTGCAAATTACACTGTTAAAAATAATGGTGATAAACTCCGCATAACGGAAGCATATCAAAAACAAGTTAAAAGGGACCTTAATGAAGACGAGCTCGAAGTCATAGAAGACTTCGTAAATGGTTATCAAGACTAG
- a CDS encoding c-type cytochrome — MKRLWIVIALALLVLAGCSSNTANAKRPTDGEGLYKFSCLSCHGENLEGAAGPPIINMGSKYSEEEILKLLNDGVGMMPGGQLSEVEAKTVTKWLLEK; from the coding sequence ATGAAGCGCCTTTGGATTGTTATCGCCTTAGCATTACTCGTACTAGCAGGCTGCTCTTCCAATACTGCTAACGCAAAGAGACCTACAGATGGTGAGGGTCTATATAAATTCAGCTGTTTATCCTGCCATGGAGAAAATTTGGAAGGTGCTGCCGGACCTCCAATTATAAACATGGGAAGTAAGTATTCGGAAGAAGAAATACTGAAGTTACTAAACGATGGTGTCGGCATGATGCCAGGCGGGCAATTATCTGAAGTGGAAGCAAAAACCGTCACGAAATGGCTATTAGAAAAATAA
- a CDS encoding D-glycerate dehydrogenase has product MKPKIYITRKLPNLVVDKLKNAFDVRMWEKEEEPVPREILEKEIQEVEGLYCLLTESIDRDLLNLAHRLKIVSNMAVGYNNIDVAAATEKGIMVTNTPGVLTETMADLTFALLMASARRLVESSDYLRAGSWKTWSPMQLTGQDIYGATLGIFGLGRIGEALAKRARGFDMNLLYHNRSRKPDVEEQLGIQYVSKEALLRESDFVCVLTPYTQETVNYIGAKELSIMKPNAILINSARGGIVNEEALYHALKRGQIWGAGLDVFEEEPVGTDHPLLSLPNVVALPHIGSASYNTRLKMALLAAENLIQGLQGNTPKNLVN; this is encoded by the coding sequence ATGAAACCAAAAATATACATAACGCGGAAGCTGCCAAATCTCGTTGTTGATAAACTGAAAAATGCATTTGATGTGAGAATGTGGGAAAAAGAAGAGGAACCGGTACCTAGAGAAATTTTAGAAAAAGAAATACAAGAAGTAGAGGGGCTCTACTGTTTGTTAACCGAATCCATTGACAGAGACCTTCTCAATCTTGCACACAGGTTGAAAATTGTTAGTAATATGGCAGTTGGCTATAACAATATCGACGTAGCTGCTGCAACAGAAAAAGGAATTATGGTTACCAACACACCCGGAGTATTAACGGAGACAATGGCGGATCTAACCTTTGCGCTGCTTATGGCGAGCGCTAGAAGGTTGGTCGAATCTTCTGATTACTTACGCGCGGGAAGCTGGAAAACATGGTCGCCAATGCAATTAACCGGTCAGGATATTTATGGAGCCACCTTGGGAATCTTCGGATTAGGCAGAATTGGTGAGGCTTTAGCGAAAAGGGCGCGCGGATTTGACATGAATCTTCTCTATCATAACCGTTCACGAAAGCCTGATGTCGAGGAGCAGCTTGGTATACAGTACGTAAGTAAAGAAGCCTTACTTCGGGAATCCGATTTTGTATGTGTGTTGACCCCTTATACGCAAGAAACGGTAAATTATATTGGTGCTAAAGAGTTATCAATCATGAAACCAAATGCGATCTTGATTAATTCCGCTCGCGGGGGGATTGTGAATGAAGAAGCCCTCTATCATGCTTTAAAGAGGGGACAGATTTGGGGTGCCGGCTTAGATGTATTTGAAGAAGAGCCGGTAGGTACAGACCACCCATTGCTTAGTCTTCCAAATGTTGTGGCACTGCCGCATATTGGAAGTGCGAGTTATAATACCAGATTGAAAATGGCGTTACTCGCTGCAGAAAATTTAATTCAAGGATTACAGGGGAATACCCCGAAAAATTTAGTAAATTAA
- a CDS encoding YitT family protein, whose product MKNSLKDIGLILIGAFLFAVGVNYFTIPNTLSEGGILGITIITHYLFHWSPGVVNFVLNAALLVIGYKYFEKRTMVYTIISIAASSGFLFLTEDIGKQLTEDTFLAAIFAGLLVGVGLGLIFRTGGTSGGSTILARLTNQWLGWSIGKGMLIFDIVVVAGSVFIIGVEKTMYTLLVVFIGAKVIDFIVEGLDEKVAVLIISHSPEMVLDNIMSKMSRGITVLEGRGGFSGQNKDVLYLVINKQEIVQLKSVINSIDKNAYVTLHNVHEMMGKGYKAS is encoded by the coding sequence ATGAAAAATTCATTGAAAGATATCGGACTAATTTTGATTGGTGCCTTTCTATTTGCAGTCGGTGTTAATTATTTTACGATTCCCAATACCCTTTCTGAGGGCGGTATTTTGGGGATTACCATCATTACCCATTACCTGTTCCACTGGTCTCCTGGGGTTGTGAACTTTGTATTAAATGCGGCACTCTTAGTAATAGGGTACAAGTATTTTGAAAAAAGAACGATGGTTTACACGATTATTTCGATTGCTGCCAGCTCCGGTTTTCTTTTTTTAACAGAAGACATTGGTAAACAGCTAACAGAGGACACCTTTTTAGCGGCCATCTTTGCTGGATTATTGGTGGGTGTGGGCCTGGGCTTGATTTTTCGAACGGGCGGTACGTCAGGTGGTTCAACGATCTTAGCTAGGCTCACCAACCAATGGCTAGGCTGGAGCATTGGGAAAGGCATGCTTATTTTTGATATTGTGGTCGTGGCTGGATCCGTATTTATCATTGGCGTGGAAAAAACAATGTATACCTTGTTGGTCGTATTCATTGGGGCAAAGGTGATTGATTTCATCGTAGAAGGATTAGATGAAAAAGTAGCGGTTTTGATTATCTCTCATTCACCCGAAATGGTACTAGATAACATTATGAGTAAAATGTCTAGAGGGATTACGGTTCTTGAAGGGCGCGGTGGTTTTTCCGGCCAGAATAAAGATGTGCTTTATCTCGTCATCAACAAACAAGAAATTGTTCAGCTAAAAAGCGTCATCAACAGCATTGATAAAAATGCTTACGTGACACTGCATAATGTGCACGAAATGATGGGGAAGGGATATAAGGCGTCATAA
- a CDS encoding CGCGG family rSAM-modified RiPP protein has product MIGLDKNWSLSLEHEEYIGDMELVITDAIQAVEDTDKGFYVNLVTPASFGNPDDYLAEALLSYFGSRIEMKFIDQCGCGGYVLRVWKNN; this is encoded by the coding sequence GTGATTGGATTGGATAAGAATTGGTCATTATCACTTGAACATGAGGAATATATTGGCGACATGGAGTTGGTAATTACGGATGCCATACAGGCAGTCGAGGATACAGATAAGGGGTTCTATGTAAACCTCGTGACTCCCGCTTCTTTCGGGAATCCTGATGACTATTTAGCAGAAGCATTATTATCTTACTTCGGGAGCAGAATTGAAATGAAATTTATCGACCAATGCGGTTGTGGAGGGTATGTACTAAGGGTATGGAAAAACAACTAA
- a CDS encoding Ig-like domain-containing protein, with translation MKRLFAIFLVIQLVLINTAVYAQEQQKASAPKPKINMNAKSMSAKISVDGKPRQSRVIEADFNDPSTYPLMGEGEFVDYLFDSYATYQYFYFMNVTDDDYDSDLMNVQLYYGSEDAYIKDRIFTVEFFKEESNRLNFLGYIEIDTYGSTEGFINSAIPKADFTNEAYIYMRAGVSDSIYSEYFSDTITFKVANPFYSTTPPLKDDKYAVISNESIDAEFTQPTGTFNLRNMKYTFDKNLEPSAYRVDVNKPFDAAGNRSKLIRKSQKSIMPSYRVGDTKYFWVTDITTDGSYELSARLAYSGTKANVWVGDYEISDYEAQQIGQEFDSKIYSTVTSNFGRESDINGDGKINILTYDIQDGFNGSGGFVGGYFWSGDLYNVPSSNQSEIFYIDTYPSMGTGSQKDLSSAYETLAHEFQHMVNFNQNALIEGNDSDMDIWLDEGLSMAAEQIYTGKGLSDRLNYYNSSSAIQNGHSLLYWDYYGDMLSNYSLSYLFAQYIKIQTNQGNRIFKEIMNDQNNNYRAVENVAKKYINPNMTFGKLMTNFRIALLLKLPTGLYGFKGDPFFNGLEKKIFSGNSLNLRGGGSVVTTYSSKEGWSIPSNKGADITYTSLNMDGGTGGLDVTPPAAPALNLVSDQHIAITGTVEANAIVYAKVDQTEIGRSSSSESGAFSIDMEKQKAGILIQVYAVDQAGNVSPSGNAKVQDKTAPTTPVVGEITDADSSITGQAEPGSLVEVKRNSSLIASGTVEPDGVFSVAFPIQASGTKLDITAADKAGNVSEKVTMVVNKLNAPKQPTVTLVTDHEKVLIGVAEPETTVIAKVSGKEIGKGNSDGNGKFSISIPKQNSGAIVEIFAIDKTGNASSSETVTVTKKLQKAIGETRYTTATNVSQMGWERADTVLLVNGRAIVDGLTATPLAAAKNAPILLTTTDSVPIETFAEIARLKAKEIILIGGTGVISTKVETALTAKGYQVSRIGGLTRHNTSLLIARELDKLIDVNTIYMAYGWGEPDALSIAAQAGQMKQPIILTDKTTVPSETLTWLKNESLDNAYFIGGSGVIASSIISEINKISTKNVANNRISGLNRQETNANVIRTFYTGLELPSILIAKSETENLVDALSAGPLAAKLKSPVLLVSYLGLFDQQKQVLSDKQSKYVHQIGGGVNSNAINEVVK, from the coding sequence TTGAAAAGGTTATTTGCAATATTTCTAGTAATACAGTTGGTTCTTATTAATACAGCGGTATATGCTCAAGAACAGCAGAAAGCAAGCGCGCCTAAGCCAAAAATAAATATGAACGCAAAAAGTATGAGTGCCAAAATTTCAGTAGATGGAAAACCTCGGCAATCACGGGTGATAGAGGCTGATTTTAATGATCCCTCCACTTACCCGCTGATGGGTGAAGGAGAATTTGTAGATTATTTATTTGATAGTTATGCAACGTATCAATATTTTTATTTTATGAACGTTACGGATGATGATTATGATTCTGATTTGATGAATGTGCAACTGTATTACGGATCAGAAGATGCATATATAAAAGATCGAATTTTTACCGTTGAGTTTTTTAAAGAAGAGAGCAATAGGTTGAATTTTTTGGGATATATAGAAATTGACACCTATGGAAGCACAGAAGGGTTTATTAATTCAGCTATTCCAAAGGCTGATTTCACAAATGAAGCTTATATTTATATGAGAGCAGGAGTTTCAGATTCTATTTATAGTGAGTATTTTTCAGATACCATAACTTTTAAGGTAGCAAATCCTTTTTACTCCACGACTCCCCCATTAAAAGATGATAAATATGCTGTGATTAGCAATGAATCTATTGACGCGGAATTCACACAGCCAACAGGTACGTTTAATCTGAGGAATATGAAGTATACCTTTGATAAGAATCTAGAACCAAGTGCCTATCGGGTGGATGTGAATAAGCCCTTTGACGCAGCAGGTAATAGAAGCAAACTTATCCGAAAAAGTCAAAAATCTATCATGCCGTCTTATCGTGTAGGTGATACGAAGTATTTTTGGGTTACAGATATTACTACAGATGGAAGCTATGAGCTCAGTGCAAGATTAGCATATAGCGGAACGAAAGCAAATGTCTGGGTTGGGGATTATGAAATTAGCGATTATGAAGCGCAACAAATCGGTCAAGAATTTGATTCGAAAATCTATTCCACTGTAACGTCCAATTTCGGCCGAGAATCTGATATAAATGGCGATGGGAAAATTAATATATTAACCTACGATATCCAGGATGGTTTTAATGGAAGCGGCGGATTTGTTGGCGGTTATTTCTGGTCTGGAGATTTATATAATGTCCCAAGCTCAAACCAATCAGAAATTTTCTATATCGATACTTATCCATCTATGGGAACCGGTAGTCAGAAGGATTTATCAAGCGCTTATGAAACGTTGGCCCATGAGTTTCAGCATATGGTGAATTTTAATCAAAATGCATTAATTGAAGGCAATGATAGTGATATGGATATATGGTTAGATGAAGGGCTATCGATGGCTGCAGAACAAATCTATACTGGTAAGGGTCTAAGTGACCGTTTAAATTATTATAATAGCTCTTCTGCTATACAAAACGGGCATTCTCTCCTGTATTGGGATTATTATGGCGATATGCTATCCAATTATTCCTTGTCGTATTTGTTTGCACAGTATATTAAAATTCAAACCAACCAAGGAAACCGTATTTTTAAAGAAATTATGAATGATCAAAACAATAATTATCGTGCCGTGGAAAATGTGGCTAAAAAGTATATAAATCCCAATATGACCTTTGGTAAATTAATGACCAACTTTAGAATTGCCCTATTATTAAAATTACCAACAGGTTTATATGGATTTAAAGGTGATCCATTTTTTAATGGATTAGAAAAGAAAATTTTTTCTGGTAATTCTTTAAACCTTCGTGGCGGGGGTTCTGTCGTAACGACTTATTCTTCGAAGGAAGGCTGGAGCATACCTTCGAATAAGGGGGCAGATATTACCTACACAAGTTTGAATATGGATGGTGGGACAGGTGGATTAGATGTTACGCCACCGGCAGCTCCAGCTTTGAATCTTGTTTCTGATCAACATATCGCCATCACGGGTACAGTAGAAGCGAATGCGATTGTTTATGCCAAGGTAGATCAAACTGAAATTGGAAGGTCTTCCTCGAGTGAGAGTGGAGCTTTCAGCATCGATATGGAGAAGCAAAAAGCTGGTATACTCATTCAGGTTTATGCGGTCGACCAAGCAGGGAATGTTAGTCCATCAGGAAACGCGAAGGTTCAAGACAAAACCGCCCCGACAACCCCGGTTGTGGGCGAGATAACCGATGCAGATTCTTCGATAACGGGACAAGCAGAGCCGGGGTCACTGGTTGAAGTAAAAAGAAATAGTTCGTTAATTGCAAGTGGAACGGTAGAACCGGATGGTGTATTTAGTGTGGCATTTCCTATTCAGGCTTCTGGAACGAAGCTGGACATCACAGCTGCCGATAAAGCAGGAAATGTAAGTGAGAAAGTTACAATGGTGGTAAATAAGCTGAACGCACCTAAACAGCCAACAGTTACATTGGTAACGGACCATGAAAAAGTCCTAATAGGTGTCGCCGAGCCTGAAACAACTGTTATTGCTAAGGTCTCCGGGAAAGAAATAGGCAAGGGAAATAGTGATGGAAATGGAAAGTTCTCAATTTCTATTCCTAAGCAAAATTCAGGGGCAATAGTTGAGATTTTTGCAATAGATAAGACAGGAAATGCTAGTTCATCAGAAACCGTGACTGTTACGAAAAAACTGCAAAAGGCAATTGGTGAGACAAGGTATACAACTGCAACAAATGTTTCACAAATGGGATGGGAGAGAGCGGATACTGTTCTGTTGGTGAATGGTCGTGCTATTGTTGATGGGTTAACAGCCACACCCCTTGCTGCAGCGAAAAATGCGCCGATTTTATTAACCACAACTGATTCAGTACCAATTGAAACATTTGCTGAAATAGCCCGGCTAAAGGCCAAGGAAATTATATTAATTGGTGGAACAGGAGTCATTTCAACTAAAGTCGAAACCGCGTTAACCGCGAAGGGGTACCAGGTTTCAAGAATTGGAGGATTAACCCGACACAATACCTCACTATTAATTGCTAGGGAACTTGATAAATTAATTGATGTTAACACCATTTATATGGCATATGGATGGGGAGAACCGGATGCCCTTTCAATTGCGGCACAGGCAGGTCAGATGAAACAGCCAATCATTTTGACAGACAAAACGACTGTTCCTTCTGAGACCCTAACCTGGCTCAAAAATGAATCGCTGGATAATGCTTATTTTATTGGTGGCAGCGGAGTAATCGCATCTTCAATCATTAGTGAAATTAATAAAATAAGTACCAAAAATGTAGCGAACAATCGAATTAGTGGATTGAATCGACAAGAGACTAATGCAAATGTTATCCGTACCTTTTATACAGGATTGGAATTACCTTCGATTCTAATAGCTAAGTCTGAAACTGAAAATCTAGTAGATGCCCTATCAGCAGGACCATTAGCAGCCAAATTAAAATCTCCTGTACTTTTGGTTTCCTATCTTGGATTATTCGATCAACAAAAACAAGTGCTTTCGGACAAACAGTCTAAATATGTTCACCAAATTGGTGGAGGCGTTAATTCAAACGCAATCAATGAAGTTGTTAAATAA
- a CDS encoding glycerophosphodiester phosphodiesterase family protein, protein MEDTKLKKILKRIFIFLLLLSLFIFLNNSSIFAKDREGDPFLLAHRGLGQTFSMEGIQGDTCTAERISPPEHPYLENTIPSMEAAFENGADIVELDIKPTKDGQFAVFHDWTLECRTNAEGTTKEFRMAELKQLDIGYGYTADNGKTYPFRGKGIGLMPSLDEVFNHFPNRSFLIHIKSDDPEEGKQLAEVLNELPEKRLSQLTVYGGDQPIATLKEEIPNLRVMSKATLKSCLLPYIAVGWTGYIPSACEKTQLHLPEKIAPWIWGWSDKFLNRMDSVDTRVIVVAGDGGWSEGFDTQDDLTRLPDNYSGGIWTNRIDKIAPRYKKIE, encoded by the coding sequence ATGGAGGATACGAAACTGAAGAAAATACTAAAAAGAATATTCATATTTCTACTCTTACTGTCTTTATTTATCTTTCTCAACAATAGTTCCATTTTTGCGAAGGATCGTGAGGGTGATCCCTTCCTTCTCGCTCACCGCGGGCTTGGCCAAACTTTTAGCATGGAAGGAATTCAGGGCGACACATGTACTGCTGAGCGAATTTCCCCGCCTGAGCACCCCTATCTAGAAAACACGATCCCTTCTATGGAAGCGGCATTTGAAAACGGAGCGGATATTGTTGAATTAGATATTAAGCCAACAAAGGATGGTCAATTTGCTGTTTTTCATGACTGGACGCTGGAATGCCGGACGAATGCAGAAGGAACGACGAAGGAATTTAGAATGGCCGAATTAAAGCAGCTGGATATTGGCTATGGGTATACAGCAGATAACGGGAAAACCTACCCGTTTCGAGGAAAAGGGATTGGACTTATGCCTTCTCTCGATGAAGTATTCAACCATTTTCCAAACCGTTCCTTCTTGATTCATATTAAAAGTGATGATCCCGAAGAAGGAAAACAGCTGGCTGAAGTGCTGAATGAACTGCCTGAAAAACGCTTAAGTCAATTAACGGTTTACGGCGGAGACCAGCCCATTGCAACACTAAAAGAGGAAATTCCTAATCTTCGTGTGATGTCAAAGGCCACATTAAAAAGCTGTCTTCTTCCTTATATTGCTGTTGGGTGGACAGGTTATATCCCTTCTGCATGCGAGAAAACACAATTGCATCTACCAGAAAAAATCGCCCCATGGATTTGGGGATGGTCAGATAAATTTTTAAATCGGATGGACAGCGTTGATACAAGGGTGATTGTTGTCGCAGGTGATGGCGGCTGGTCGGAAGGCTTTGATACGCAAGATGATTTAACAAGACTGCCAGACAACTATAGCGGCGGGATTTGGACTAACCGGATTGATAAAATCGCTCCAAGATACAAAAAAATAGAGTGA
- a CDS encoding NAD(P)/FAD-dependent oxidoreductase has translation MEQHELFDVTVIGGGPAGLYSTFYSGLREMKTKVIEYQPELGGKIHVYPEKMIWDVGGLTPITGAKLMEQLVEQALTFSPTVVLNEKVESITRNEEGIFVLNGSSGELHYSKSVIVAIGSGILNPQKLEIEGAERFEVTNLHYTVKSFKQFKDKTIIISGGGNSAVDWANELEPIAKKVYLTYRKEELGGHGQEAQATKLLESSVECFFQSSITKLIANGERDEIATVELTNHETGEVSCLVVDDVVISHGYEQDATLLENSELSIERVDNYYIAGNATSESSIEGLYAAGDILTYEGKINLIAGAFQDAANAVNKAKQFIQPDAAKVAMVSSHNEMFKKRNKELVKQLVGK, from the coding sequence ATGGAACAACACGAATTGTTTGATGTGACGGTTATTGGCGGCGGTCCAGCAGGGCTTTACTCTACTTTTTATAGTGGTTTAAGAGAAATGAAAACCAAGGTGATTGAGTATCAACCGGAGTTAGGCGGTAAAATTCATGTTTATCCGGAAAAAATGATCTGGGATGTTGGCGGCTTAACGCCAATAACGGGAGCTAAATTAATGGAACAGCTCGTTGAGCAGGCATTAACGTTTAGCCCAACAGTTGTCTTGAATGAAAAAGTGGAGTCAATCACACGCAATGAAGAAGGAATTTTTGTCTTAAACGGGTCATCCGGAGAACTTCATTACTCAAAATCCGTAATTGTTGCCATTGGCAGCGGCATTTTGAATCCGCAAAAGCTGGAAATAGAAGGCGCAGAGAGATTTGAAGTCACGAATTTACATTACACGGTAAAATCCTTTAAGCAGTTCAAAGACAAAACAATCATCATTTCTGGCGGCGGGAATTCCGCCGTAGACTGGGCAAATGAGCTAGAGCCAATTGCAAAAAAAGTCTATTTAACCTATAGAAAAGAGGAATTAGGCGGGCATGGACAAGAAGCACAAGCAACAAAGCTTCTTGAAAGCTCTGTGGAATGCTTCTTTCAATCTTCGATCACTAAATTAATCGCTAATGGTGAACGTGATGAAATCGCCACCGTTGAATTAACAAATCACGAAACGGGTGAAGTTTCCTGCCTAGTTGTTGATGATGTGGTGATTAGTCATGGCTATGAACAGGATGCAACCCTATTGGAAAATAGTGAATTGAGTATTGAACGAGTAGATAATTATTATATTGCGGGAAATGCTACGAGCGAATCCTCGATTGAAGGTCTTTATGCTGCGGGAGATATTCTTACGTATGAAGGAAAAATCAACCTGATTGCCGGTGCGTTCCAGGATGCTGCGAACGCTGTAAATAAAGCCAAACAGTTTATTCAGCCTGACGCTGCGAAAGTTGCCATGGTTTCTTCCCATAATGAAATGTTTAAAAAGCGTAATAAGGAATTAGTGAAGCAATTGGTAGGAAAATAG
- a CDS encoding ABC transporter ATP-binding protein, with product MVRLSTDELSIGYGERLIVKNLSIEIPDKKITTIIGPNGCGKSTLLKAITRIISHQSGNILLDGKDISKVNTKILAKQMAILPQTPESASGLTVGELVSYGRFPYQKGFGRLTKKDYEVIDWALEVTGTIDFKFRSVDALSGGQRQRVWIAMALAQETEIIFLDEPTTYLDLAHQLEVLELLQKLNYEQERTIVMVLHDLNQAARFADHIIALKDGEIVKAGNCEEVISQKVLKKVFNIDAVIGHDPRTGKPMCVTYNLLKGETNHEKTTTAIYSARSVNY from the coding sequence ATGGTTCGCCTATCTACAGATGAATTAAGCATTGGTTATGGTGAACGATTAATTGTTAAAAACCTAAGTATCGAGATTCCAGATAAGAAGATTACAACGATTATCGGACCAAATGGCTGCGGAAAATCGACTTTACTTAAAGCAATTACCCGGATCATCTCCCACCAATCTGGAAACATCCTTTTGGACGGTAAAGATATTTCAAAGGTAAACACAAAGATTCTCGCTAAACAAATGGCAATCCTTCCGCAAACACCAGAAAGTGCAAGCGGTTTAACAGTTGGCGAGCTCGTATCCTATGGGCGATTCCCTTATCAAAAGGGCTTTGGCCGCTTAACTAAGAAGGATTATGAGGTGATTGACTGGGCTCTTGAAGTCACAGGAACGATAGACTTTAAGTTTCGTTCAGTAGACGCACTATCAGGCGGACAGCGCCAGCGTGTTTGGATTGCGATGGCACTTGCTCAAGAAACAGAAATTATCTTCCTGGATGAGCCAACCACGTACCTGGATTTGGCCCATCAACTAGAAGTTTTAGAACTTCTTCAAAAATTAAATTATGAACAGGAACGGACGATTGTTATGGTCCTTCATGATTTAAACCAAGCCGCTCGCTTTGCGGATCATATCATCGCCTTAAAAGACGGTGAAATTGTAAAAGCAGGAAATTGTGAGGAAGTCATTAGCCAAAAGGTGTTAAAAAAGGTATTCAATATTGACGCCGTCATCGGACACGACCCTCGTACAGGAAAACCAATGTGCGTAACGTACAATCTACTAAAAGGAGAAACAAACCATGAAAAAACTACTACTGCCATTTATTCTGCTCGCAGCGTTAATTATTAG
- a CDS encoding iron-hydroxamate ABC transporter substrate-binding protein — MKKLLLPFILLAALIISACGSTETSKEKDQAAPADKKSETITYQSENGPVEVPADPQRVILLSGFTGNVIDLGVNVVGVDVWSKNNPTFEKEMKDVAEVSDEDLEKIIELEPDLIIGLSNIKNVDKLSEIAPTVTYTWGKVDYLTQHLEIGKLLNKEKEAQSWVDEFKKEAETAGEEIRAKIGEDATVSVMESYGKDLYVFGSNWARGTEILYQAMKLNMPEKVKEVAEKSGYAAMSAEVIPEYAGDYMILSKYSDADTSFQETETYKNIPAVKSNHVFEMEGNGASFSDPVTLEKQLEFFKKSFLGN; from the coding sequence ATGAAAAAACTACTACTGCCATTTATTCTGCTCGCAGCGTTAATTATTAGTGCATGTGGGAGCACCGAAACATCAAAAGAAAAGGACCAAGCAGCACCAGCTGATAAGAAATCTGAAACCATCACCTATCAGTCTGAAAATGGACCGGTTGAAGTGCCTGCTGATCCGCAGCGTGTCATTTTACTTTCCGGCTTCACAGGTAATGTAATAGATTTAGGCGTAAATGTTGTCGGTGTCGATGTTTGGTCAAAGAATAACCCTACATTTGAAAAAGAAATGAAGGATGTTGCAGAAGTATCCGATGAAGACTTAGAAAAAATCATTGAATTAGAACCAGATTTAATCATTGGTCTTTCCAATATTAAGAACGTAGATAAGTTAAGTGAAATTGCTCCTACTGTTACCTACACATGGGGAAAAGTAGATTATTTAACGCAGCACTTAGAAATTGGAAAACTATTAAATAAAGAAAAAGAAGCTCAAAGCTGGGTTGACGAATTCAAAAAAGAAGCAGAGACTGCTGGCGAAGAAATTCGTGCGAAAATTGGTGAGGATGCAACCGTATCGGTTATGGAAAGCTACGGAAAAGACCTTTATGTGTTTGGAAGCAACTGGGCACGTGGAACAGAAATCCTTTATCAAGCGATGAAATTGAACATGCCTGAAAAAGTAAAAGAAGTCGCAGAAAAATCTGGCTATGCTGCCATGTCTGCAGAAGTAATTCCTGAGTATGCTGGAGATTATATGATCTTAAGTAAATATTCAGATGCGGATACTTCTTTCCAAGAAACAGAAACATACAAAAACATTCCAGCTGTAAAGAGTAATCATGTATTTGAAATGGAAGGAAATGGGGCAAGCTTCAGTGACCCCGTTACACTCGAAAAGCAGCTTGAGTTCTTTAAAAAGTCATTTTTAGGTAATTAA